The following proteins are encoded in a genomic region of Acidimicrobiia bacterium:
- a CDS encoding phosphoenolpyruvate carboxykinase, giving the protein MDARSVLHNPTAEELRALTEAQPSARPTEYGNLNIMTQVTARSKGSTFIVSDQSDDHTDATIPRAEYDRIAAMQDEYLRGLDVIVIDGYIGDHPDARVRTRLVVDKRYPNLAAKQRLLYFPADDDAEPELTVFYTPELVADGYPDDRVIAVDLDNGVSRVLNADYFGESKMSGLRMWDALMYRRGGLAMHSGLRVVGDGDDRRVGLVVGLSGTGKTTTTFSKVGGGAPVQDDFVALYEGGRVYGTENGTFAKVIGLTEEAEPAIWHGATQPGSYLENVAVAADGKVDFADGSHTENSRAVIGSVDIPGFLAPANVERADFMLILNRNATIIPAVARLTKDQAAAYFMLGETQGTSAGGKAEAGKFLRVPGTNPFFAYRHEWQANRLREILDTCDLEVFLLNTGRVGGPATDTRSRKVTPAISGAIVAGIATGGIEWEVDPDFGYEVAVSVPGVDDTGVLRPRVFYGEQDRADEYAQLVADLQHDRAAHLATYRDLLPEIAAAV; this is encoded by the coding sequence ATGGACGCGCGATCGGTTCTGCACAACCCGACCGCAGAAGAACTGCGAGCGCTGACGGAGGCACAGCCGTCGGCTCGGCCCACCGAGTACGGAAACCTCAACATCATGACGCAGGTGACCGCCCGCTCCAAGGGTTCGACCTTCATCGTGTCCGATCAGTCCGACGATCACACCGATGCGACCATCCCGCGGGCCGAGTACGACCGCATCGCAGCGATGCAGGACGAATACCTGCGCGGCCTCGACGTGATCGTCATCGACGGCTACATCGGCGATCACCCCGACGCTCGGGTGCGCACCCGCCTCGTGGTGGACAAGCGGTACCCCAACCTGGCGGCCAAGCAGCGCCTCCTCTACTTCCCGGCCGACGACGACGCCGAACCCGAATTGACCGTGTTCTATACGCCGGAGCTCGTTGCCGACGGCTACCCGGATGATCGGGTGATCGCCGTCGATCTCGACAACGGGGTCAGCCGGGTGCTCAACGCCGACTACTTCGGAGAATCGAAGATGAGCGGCCTGCGCATGTGGGATGCCCTCATGTACCGCCGGGGCGGACTCGCCATGCACAGCGGCCTGCGGGTCGTCGGCGACGGCGACGACCGCCGGGTGGGGCTGGTCGTCGGGCTGTCAGGCACGGGGAAGACCACCACCACCTTCTCCAAGGTGGGTGGCGGGGCACCCGTCCAGGACGACTTCGTGGCCCTTTACGAGGGTGGCCGGGTCTACGGGACGGAAAACGGAACGTTCGCCAAGGTGATCGGCCTCACCGAGGAGGCCGAACCGGCGATCTGGCATGGAGCCACCCAGCCCGGTTCGTACCTCGAGAACGTCGCCGTAGCCGCCGACGGGAAGGTCGATTTCGCCGACGGCAGCCACACCGAGAACAGCCGGGCGGTCATCGGCAGTGTCGACATCCCGGGATTCCTGGCGCCGGCGAATGTGGAGCGCGCCGACTTCATGCTCATCCTCAACCGCAACGCCACGATCATTCCCGCCGTCGCCCGGCTCACCAAGGATCAGGCCGCCGCCTACTTCATGCTCGGGGAGACCCAGGGGACCAGTGCCGGGGGGAAGGCGGAGGCCGGCAAGTTCCTCCGGGTCCCTGGCACCAACCCGTTCTTCGCCTACCGGCACGAGTGGCAGGCAAACCGGCTGCGTGAGATCCTCGACACCTGTGATCTCGAGGTGTTCCTCCTCAACACGGGTCGGGTCGGGGGACCGGCGACCGACACCCGATCGCGCAAGGTGACACCGGCGATCTCGGGTGCCATCGTCGCCGGTATCGCTACCGGCGGCATCGAGTGGGAGGTCGATCCCGACTTCGGGTACGAGGTGGCCGTCTCGGTCCCAGGTGTCGACGACACCGGAGTACTCCGGCCCCGTGTGTTCTACGGCGAGCAGGACCGCGCCGATGAGTACGCCCAGCTGGTCGCCGACCTCCAGCACGATCGAGCGGCGCATCTAGCCACCTATCGCGATCTGCTGCCGGAGATCGCGGCCGCGGTGTGA
- a CDS encoding (2Fe-2S) ferredoxin domain-containing protein — protein sequence MLDQDRLQAITAALSIGGLQRHIFLCADATTPRCAPVESGREVWAHLKRRLSEEGLSTPSPAWRGDMAVAPSQPLQGAGTVLRTKADCFRICEQGPIAVVYPDGVWYAGVTVDVMERIITEHLMGGTPVADHVVAVDPLGAKR from the coding sequence GTGCTCGACCAGGACCGCCTTCAGGCCATCACCGCCGCCCTGTCGATCGGGGGGCTCCAGCGGCACATCTTCCTCTGCGCCGACGCCACGACGCCCAGGTGCGCGCCGGTCGAGTCCGGCCGCGAGGTGTGGGCTCACCTCAAACGACGCCTGTCCGAGGAGGGTCTGAGTACGCCATCCCCCGCCTGGCGCGGCGACATGGCGGTGGCACCGTCGCAGCCGCTCCAGGGCGCCGGGACGGTCCTGCGAACCAAGGCCGACTGTTTCAGGATCTGCGAGCAGGGACCGATCGCCGTGGTGTATCCGGACGGGGTGTGGTACGCAGGCGTTACCGTCGACGTCATGGAACGCATCATCACCGAGCACCTGATGGGTGGCACACCGGTAGCCGACCACGTCGTGGCCGTGGATCCGCTGGGAGCGAAACGGTGA